Proteins encoded in a region of the Prunus persica cultivar Lovell chromosome G4, Prunus_persica_NCBIv2, whole genome shotgun sequence genome:
- the LOC18778788 gene encoding UPF0051 protein ABCI8, chloroplastic yields the protein MASLLANGISSFCPQAASEQPKLLPKGFHPKLDFLKLSGVKTSVPKRVFKVRADVGYDPKTIYPDVSQGKLSIEEFLRNREYDKKFGFNIDIDSFSIPKGLSRETIRLISSLKEEPDWMLEFRLNAFEKFLTMKEPKWSDNRYPVINFQDMCYYSAPKKKPALNSLDEADPELLKYFDRLGVPLNEQNRLANVAVDAVLDSVSIATTHRKALEEKGVIFCSISEAIREYPDLVKKYLGRVVPTGDNYYAALNSAVFSDGSFCYIPKDTKCPMQISTYFRINALETGQFERTLIVADDRSFVEYLEGCTAPSYDTNQLHAAVVELYCGEGAEIKYSTVQNWYAGDEQGKGGIYNFVTKRGLCAGARSKISWTQVETGSAITWKYPSVILEGDDSVGEFYSVALTNNYQQADTGTKMIHKGKNTRSRIISKGISAGNSRNCYRGLVQVQSKADNAKNSSQCDSMLIGDSAAANTYPYIQVKNPSARIEHEASTSKIGEDQLFYFQQRGIDYEKAMAAMISGFCQDVFNELPDEFGSEVNQLIGLKLEGSVG from the exons ATGGCTTCTCTGTTAGCTAACGGTATTTCAAGCTTCTGTCCTCAAGCTGCTTCAGAGCAACCGAAGCTGCTCCCAAAAGGGTTTCATCCAAAGCTCGATTTTTTGAAGCTTTCGGGCGTGAAAACCTCTGTTCCGAAAAGGGTCTTCAAGGTCCGAGCAGATGTTGGGTACGACCCGAAAACGATCTACCCGGATGTCTCACAAGGTAAGCTCTCAATCGAGGAATTTCTTCGTAACCGTGAGTACGAcaagaaatttgggtttaATATAGATATAGATTCGTTTTCGATTCCAAAAGGGCTTTCTAGGGAGACCATACGCTTAATCTCTTCGCTGAAAGAAGAGCCTGATTGGATGCTTGAGTTTAGATTGAATGCTTTTGAGAAATTCTTGACTATGAAAGAGCCCAAATGGTCTGATAATCGATATCCTGTGATTAATTTTCAAGATATGTGTTATTACTCAGCACCCAAGAAGAAACCCGCCTTGAATAGCCTCGATGAGGCAGACCCAGAACTTCTTAAGTACTTTGATAGATTAGGAGTGCCGTTGAATGAGCAGAATCGATTGGCTAATGTTGCAGTCGACGCAGTTCTTGATAGTGTCTCGATAGCCACGACACATAGGAAGGCGTTGGAGGAAAAAGGCGTGATCTTTTGTTCAATATCGGAGGCGATTAGGGAGTACCCAGATTTAGTTAAGAAGTATTTAGGTAGAGTTGTGCCCACTGGGGATAATTATTATGCTGCCTTGAACTCTGCGGTGTTCAGTGATGGATCATTTTGTTATATACCCAAAGACACTAAGTGCCCGATGCAAATTTCAACTTATTTTCGGATAAATGCATTGGAAACGGGGCAGTTTGAGAGAACTTTGATAGTGGCTGATGATAGGAGTTTCGTGGAGTATTTGGAGGGGTGTACTGCACCTTCTTATGATACAAACCAGCTTCATGCTGCAGTAGTAGAGTTGTACTGTGGTGAGGGTGCAGAGATTAAGTACTCCACAGTGCAGAACTGGTATGCCGGGGATGAGCAAGGGAAGGGAGGGATTTACAATTTTGTCACCAAGCGAGGGCTTTGTGCTGGGGCTCGCTCAAAGATATCTTGGACCCAGGTGGAGACAGGGTCTGCCATTACTTGGAAATACCCAAGTGTTATTTTGGAGGGTGATGATTCTGTGGGTGAGTTCTACTCAGTAGCTTTGACTAATAATTATCAACAGGCAGACACAGGTACAAAGATGATACACAAAGGCAAAAATACGAGAAGTAGAATTATTTCAAAGGGCATATCAGCTGGGAATTCAAGGAACTGTTATCGGGGCCTTGTACAGGTTCAATCAAAGGCAGATAATGCTAAAAACTCCTCACAGTGTGATTCAATGCTTATTGGAGACAGTGCAGCTGCCAACACATACCCATATATCCAG GTAAAGAATCCCTCAGCTCGTATTGAACACGAAGCCAGTACCTCCAAAATTGGTGAAGACCAGCTATTTTACTTTCAGCAAAGAGGAATCGACTATGAGAAAGCCATGGCTGCTATGATATCCGGGTTTTGCCAGGATGTATTCAATGAGCTCCCTGACGAGTTTGGGTCTGAGGTGAACCAATTGATTGGTTTGAAGCTTGAAGGATCTGTGGGTTAG
- the LOC18779131 gene encoding uncharacterized protein LOC18779131 isoform X2 has protein sequence MCSMNQQSQGTSSLSSPDPPMKRKRGRPRKDENLVHAESATAGPGAESLKKNKQSTSDDVESEMVGQVVTGVIEGSFDAGYLLNVRVGDTDTQLRGVVFLQEKIAPITPANDIAPHIKMCKRKDIPIPPLNLQSQLYGSARPSEQSNRQPAEVKNQTPTVPDQTQSSIPGIPESLESKSFSVMIPPVDNLPKNDVGPSLEGKVMPQQILEPVTHSQSAPAMGQSELNNIVEQNKVLEEVEAAEIMEGPNSTEANKASKTESASEPVADIPGIDAVCKDPEIQTQAVDSEKSALVHDEVRSLDLELNQTPVVAEPAATAVIPADETVGIETICKDSQIQAVDVGPEKNALVHEVAKSLNIELNQTPVFAEPACVFSDLASKPVDIVMEEQAYPAPKPSQMFGGETVPSELKLASEGSIPPGMVEPHISSSSGAISNVDCDVEDVIPPTQS, from the exons ATGTGCAGCATGAATCAACAGAGTCAAGGAACGAGCTCTTTATCTTCGCCGGACCCCCCTATGAAGCGAAAACGTGGACGCCCACGTAAGGATGAGAATCTTGTTCATGCAGAGAGCGCGACTGCAGGGCCTGGAGCTGAAagtttgaagaaaaacaaacagagTACAAGTGATGATGTTGAGAGTGAAATGGTAGGTCAGGTAGTCACTGGAGTGATTGAAGGTTCATTTGATGCTGGCTATCTTCTCAATGTCAGGGTAGGAGACACCGACACTCAGCTGCGGGGTGTTGTATTTCTACAAGAGAAAATCGCTCCAATTACTCCAGCAAATGACATTGCTCCTCATATTAAGATgtgcaaaagaaaagatattCCCATACCGCCTCTCAACCTGCAATCTCAGCTTTATGGTTCTGCCCGCCCATCAGAGCAAAGTAATAGGCAACCTGCTGAGGTGAAAAACCAAACACCTACAGTTCCAGACCAAACTCAATCCTCTATCCCTGGCATACCGGAGTCACTTGAAAGCAAATCTTTCTCCGTTATGATTCCTCCTGTTGATAATTTGCCGAAGAATGATGTAGGCCCTTCATTGGAAGGAAAAGTCATGCCACAACAAATTTTGGAGCCTGTAACTCATAGCCAATCTGCCCCTGCGATGGGACAGTCAGAGCTTAATAACATTGTTGAACAGAATAAAGTGTTGGAGGAAGTTGAAGCAGCCGAAATAATGGAAGGACCAAATAGCACAGAGGCCAACAAAGCATCAAAAACCGAATCAGCATCTGAACCAGTTGCTGACATACCAGGCATTGACGCGGTATGTAAGGATCCTGAAATTCAAACTCAGGCTGTGGATTCTGAAAAGAGTGCATTGGTTCATGATGAAGTAAGGAGCCTTGATCTTGAACTCAATCAAACTCCTGTAGTTGCTGAACCTGCAGCAACTGCTGTCATTCCAGCTGATGAAACCGTAG GCATTGAAACCATATGTAAGGATTCTCAAATTCAAGCTGTGGATGTGGGTCCTGAAAAGAATGCATTGGTTCATGAAGTGGCAAAGAGCCTGAATATTGAACTCAACCAAACTCCTGTATTTGCTGAACCTGCATGCGTTTTTTCTGATCTAGCCAGTAAACCAGTTGACATTGTGATGGAAGAACAGGCTTACCCTGCGCCAAAGCCCAGCCAGATGTTTGGGGGAGAGACTGTTCCATCTGAATTGAAGCTTGCATCTGAAGGATCTATTCCTCCTGGAATGGTTGAACCCCATATCTCTAGTTCTTCTGGTGCCATTAGCAATGTGGATTGTGATGTCGAAGATGTCATTCCACCTACACAATCTTAG
- the LOC18779131 gene encoding microtubule-associated protein 6 isoform X1 — translation MCSMNQQSQGTSSLSSPDPPMKRKRGRPRKDENLVHAESATAGPGAESLKKNKQSTSDDVESEMVGQVVTGVIEGSFDAGYLLNVRVGDTDTQLRGVVFLQEKIAPITPANDIAPHIKMCKRKDIPIPPLNLQSQLYGSARPSEQSNRQPAEVKNQTPTVPDQTQSSIPGIPESLESKSFSVMIPPVDNLPKNDVGPSLEGKVMPQQILEPVTHSQSAPAMGQSELNNIVEQNKVLEEVEAAEIMEGPNSTEANKASKTESASEPVADIPGIDAVCKDPEIQTQAVDSEKSALVHDEVRSLDLELNQTPVVAEPAATAVIPADETVGKDPQIQPQGVDSEKSALVRDDVKSLNLELNQIPVFSESAPVSVIPGIETICKDSQIQAVDVGPEKNALVHEVAKSLNIELNQTPVFAEPACVFSDLASKPVDIVMEEQAYPAPKPSQMFGGETVPSELKLASEGSIPPGMVEPHISSSSGAISNVDCDVEDVIPPTQS, via the coding sequence ATGTGCAGCATGAATCAACAGAGTCAAGGAACGAGCTCTTTATCTTCGCCGGACCCCCCTATGAAGCGAAAACGTGGACGCCCACGTAAGGATGAGAATCTTGTTCATGCAGAGAGCGCGACTGCAGGGCCTGGAGCTGAAagtttgaagaaaaacaaacagagTACAAGTGATGATGTTGAGAGTGAAATGGTAGGTCAGGTAGTCACTGGAGTGATTGAAGGTTCATTTGATGCTGGCTATCTTCTCAATGTCAGGGTAGGAGACACCGACACTCAGCTGCGGGGTGTTGTATTTCTACAAGAGAAAATCGCTCCAATTACTCCAGCAAATGACATTGCTCCTCATATTAAGATgtgcaaaagaaaagatattCCCATACCGCCTCTCAACCTGCAATCTCAGCTTTATGGTTCTGCCCGCCCATCAGAGCAAAGTAATAGGCAACCTGCTGAGGTGAAAAACCAAACACCTACAGTTCCAGACCAAACTCAATCCTCTATCCCTGGCATACCGGAGTCACTTGAAAGCAAATCTTTCTCCGTTATGATTCCTCCTGTTGATAATTTGCCGAAGAATGATGTAGGCCCTTCATTGGAAGGAAAAGTCATGCCACAACAAATTTTGGAGCCTGTAACTCATAGCCAATCTGCCCCTGCGATGGGACAGTCAGAGCTTAATAACATTGTTGAACAGAATAAAGTGTTGGAGGAAGTTGAAGCAGCCGAAATAATGGAAGGACCAAATAGCACAGAGGCCAACAAAGCATCAAAAACCGAATCAGCATCTGAACCAGTTGCTGACATACCAGGCATTGACGCGGTATGTAAGGATCCTGAAATTCAAACTCAGGCTGTGGATTCTGAAAAGAGTGCATTGGTTCATGATGAAGTAAGGAGCCTTGATCTTGAACTCAATCAAACTCCTGTAGTTGCTGAACCTGCAGCAACTGCTGTCATTCCAGCTGATGAAACCGTAGGTAAGGATCCTCAAATTCAACCTCAGGGTGTGGATTCTGAAAAGAGCGCATTGGTTCGTGATGATGTAAAGAGCCTGAATCTTGAACTCAACCAAATTCCTGTATTTTCTGAATCTGCACCAGTTTCTGTGATACCAGGCATTGAAACCATATGTAAGGATTCTCAAATTCAAGCTGTGGATGTGGGTCCTGAAAAGAATGCATTGGTTCATGAAGTGGCAAAGAGCCTGAATATTGAACTCAACCAAACTCCTGTATTTGCTGAACCTGCATGCGTTTTTTCTGATCTAGCCAGTAAACCAGTTGACATTGTGATGGAAGAACAGGCTTACCCTGCGCCAAAGCCCAGCCAGATGTTTGGGGGAGAGACTGTTCCATCTGAATTGAAGCTTGCATCTGAAGGATCTATTCCTCCTGGAATGGTTGAACCCCATATCTCTAGTTCTTCTGGTGCCATTAGCAATGTGGATTGTGATGTCGAAGATGTCATTCCACCTACACAATCTTAG
- the LOC18780694 gene encoding mediator of RNA polymerase II transcription subunit 21 has protein sequence MDIISQLQEQVNTIASLAFNTFGTLQRDSPPVRLSPNYPEPPANPTEDAENFAEHAKLVSAALVKAAKQFDALVAALPLAEGGEEAQLKRIAELQAENDAVGQELQRQLEAAEKELKEVRELFSQAADNCLNLKKPD, from the exons ATGGACATAATCTCCCAACTACAGGAACAAGTCAACACAATTGCTTCTCTTGCCTTCAATACCTTTGGAACACTACAAAGGGATTCGCCACCAGTTAGACTTTCACCAAATTACCCAGAACCACCTGCGAATCCGACGGAGGATGCAGAGAATTTTGCTGAACATGCCAAGCTCGTGAGTGCCGCTCTGGTTAAGGCTGCTAAGCAG TTTGATGCATTAGTTGCAGCACTTCCTTTAGCTGAGGGAGGGGAAGAAGCACAGCTGAAAAGGATTGCAGAACTGCAG GCTGAAAATGACGCTGTTGGCCAAGAACTTCAGAGGCAACTGGAAGCTGCAG AGAAAGAATTAAAGGAGGTCCGTGAATTGTTCAGCCAAGCAGCAGATAATTGCTTGAACTTGAAGAAACCCGATTAA